The Lolium rigidum isolate FL_2022 chromosome 1, APGP_CSIRO_Lrig_0.1, whole genome shotgun sequence region AAGATAAGGCCTTCCGCTTTACAAAAAGAACCCTagcacaaaaataaactaagcaatccAGTGCCTGGGCTTCTtctccgccgctcgccggcgacctccggGCAGAAGCCGCGCAGAGGTCCAAGAGAGAGATGCTCGTTTTTCTCTTTTTGCCGACGATGAGCCAAAAACGCCGGCCTTCTTCACACCTCCGGGGACAAACCACTTGAAGATGAGTCGATGGCGAGCTCCAGCGCTTGACCCAGAAAAAGGGCCTCCAGATGGAGGTTGAACTCCTGGAAAGTGGCTGCCCTTCGGCCGTAAGATGCGAGGGCAAGGCAAGGACGCCGGCTTCGGTCCCCTGGCGATGGACTCTCCGGAGAGAAGTAGCAGCCGCATATCTCCACCATGAACCCGCAACTCCGGAGAAGAAAACAGCGAGGCCACCTcctccctcgccaccaaggccggccggaggaggccaCCGCACGCCGGATCTCCGAACAGGACATGGCCCAAGCACCACGGCCTTATTGAGAGGAGCAGCGTCCATCTCTTCCACCTCCATCTTCAACCAGAGAAgccaagatagaagaagaaagaACCCTAAAAAAGCCCAGATCCGGCCGACAAGATCTGGGAATCTGCTCCTATCTACCGGCATACAGCCATACTCCACATGGGAACATCTAGAGAAGCTACTATGTACAAGGAGGAGCGGGCCTCCTCTCCCCCGTcgcctccggccggcgaggccgccggagggaAGGGGAAGAGGAGCCGGGGGCGGCGGAACGACTCTCAAGGAGCTGGgttagagagagagggggaggaaAGAAATGAGGCGTTCCGTTGTATGGCTGTCAGATTGCACCGGATGTACCACAAAGTCTTAAGCACGTTTATATAAATCTAGAATGAACAGATTGCTTATATCAGTAGCAACAACACAAGCTAGATAAAAGAACAAAAAATTCGGATCAACAATAGTAATGGATCAACAAACTAAAGCTTGTAGAAAGCCTTTCTGGATGACCATGCCTCGACGGCTTTCAAAATGACCTCCCTTGCACCTTTCGTTCAGTTTATATAAATCTAGAATGAACAGATTGCTTATATCAGTAGCAACAACACAAGCTAGATAAAAGAACAAAAAATTCAGATCAACAATAGTAATGGATCAACAAACTAAAGCTTGTAGAAAGCCTTTCTGGATGACCATGCCTCGACGGCTTTCAAAATGACCTCCCTTGCACCTTTCGTTCACTCAAGGTTTCGCAGGTACTCGGCGGGGGCCTTGTGCTTGTGTTGTGTCCTATGACAAGGCGATCGTTTGATTGACTTGGATCTGCCATCGGTAGGCTTATGTAAACGGTGTCCAGGATCGTAACATCAAAGGGGCATCGATGAAtttttgtcaaaaaggaccaccctccccaattcattgacaaaaaggaccacctgtgagtagaattgacaaaaaggaccacctcctgtgtggcggcagagcccccaggcgacacgtgtcgcctgccgccacagccggaggcggcagggcctgccgccgtTGCCCGTGGCGGCATGTCCACACTGATCAATGAATAGTGTCCTGATCGATGAACAGTGCACGTTAGCTacaaaatttgttgaatttgtcttttttgctgagCCCAAAATACAACGTATTTTACAGTGAATTTTTGCACGATTGTAGTGCATAGAGTTAGCTACATGTAggtatttttttcaaattttttgagatgttttaaaaaaattcaaaacgggCTACTATTCACGGATCAGGACAATGTGGACATGCCGCTGTTGGCTGTGGCGGCAGGCTCCTGCCGCCAGTCGGTGTGGcggcatcctccacgtgtcgcctgggggctctgccgccacacaggaggtggtcctttttgtcaattctactcacaggtggtcctttttgtcaatgaattggggagggtggtcctttttgacaaaaaTTCGGGCATCGATATCCCTCACGTCAAAACACATGATGGATTTCACCATCCAGCTGCTTAAGGACTTGCACACAGTGGCGGATCCATAGGGTGGCCAGAGTGGTACACGGACCACCTTGAAATTTCTACTTAGCCTACATATGATAGAAAAAGATTTTAAATAAATATAATTAAATGGAGAAATACACTGTTGGACCATCCTCACATATTGTGCTAGATTCGTCACTACTTGCTCATAGTGCTCATCCTCTTTATCGCCACTCAGCACGGTCTTAGAGTCGACCTAGATGTGGTATGATACATATGCCATATGCATGCAAAACAAAGAAACTTAAATTAATTCAATAACCCAAGAACCACAATCTTAATTTTATGTATGCATTCAAGTTTAGAGGAAACAGCCAATTGGCTGACACATGCAGAATACTAGTACAAGTTAAAATATAACATATGcttacagaaaaaaaaaacgcaGCACATCTTAGGCTAGAAAATGATGAGTTGAACATAACTACAATGGAGTTAGCTATTAAGAAAGAAACGTAAAAAGAACAAATGGCATGTAGAAAGTAAGATCGGAAATTTACAGCAAATTTACCCAATTTAGAGTATGCAACCACTTAATTCTGACCCATGCAGCAAAATTCTTATATTGACTTACACATAAAAATGTATAAGAATAGACTATCTTGTAGCAACTACTATCAAGTTAGAACTGGTAAGTTACATTCTTTATATATATACTTACAAGGCAGTAGGAACAATTGCCGGCATGTAGCCTAATCAATAATGTATGGTTTACTCAAAAAATAACATATCCCTTTGGTCGAACCTCTCAGCTACCAATTCATATGCCTATAATCCTAGATATCTCTCCATGctcagttttttttgttttttgaatttcTTTCGATTGGGTTTAAGTTTTATTCCAATTTTTCAGCTCCGTCATTCATACTAGTAGGTGTATGCAATTTTGAAGTTTAGTCACTGTTTATTGGTACCAAAATTGCACGGTATCCTAGAATTTATGCCTATTGTTTAAAGAAGAGTTCCATTATCCCAAGCTCAAAAATAAATTCTTATATAGCCGCAagtccggaaattcaattcggctcccggtgcATATCTTCCTCTACCAAAATAAAATTCAAAATGCCGAAATTTTTTGACAACAAATTCTAcacgtacatctccacaatatatgaacgttcgtcaagtttcgcagagaaccaatattttatgtggtctatgtaaaaaaaacaaaatttgtATTCTGAAAGTCATATTTGTAGCattaaattttgtctttttaacacacgccacacgacaagttgatttttcatgaagCGACTttcagcgcgtagcacgtgaagacatacgtgtgaattttttgtttcaacttttttaaaattcaaaatatgtataacatgcatttcaaaacagagggagcatacgctcccatgcgccaaaacaccactctcccGCAAGTCGAGATAAATTCTCCATCCTAAGGTCTACTAAATTAAAGCAGTGGTGGTGTGCACCTTGTTCTTTTGTAGCCCTTCACAAGAAAAACACATTTTCCCTCTTTATGCACTAATAAAATAGAAATTAGTTTTTATGCAGAAAAGTTTGAAGCTCTAGTTGGTAAAGCTGTTTGCCAtgacaagatgcacatgtgtaaaATTAGGGTCATGATAACTCAGTTTGCTATGAATTTTGCATTAGGCATGCTCACTTGGGTACAAATGGACCTAATtgcattttccttttgttagggtTCTTTTTCCAAAATATTATACCTGCAATATCCAAAATGCAATTTTAATTCCTACCCATTTTCGGTTGCAGCTAGGGATTAAAACCTTCATGATCAAGTACTCAGGTTGATCTTGCGCCCTGCAAAATCGGTAACCTATGGAAGATTGGTTTAATGATTGCATTGTCGCAACGTTCACTATTGTAGTCGGATTGTAAGTTCAAGCTCCATCAAATTTGTCGGATCACCTCTCATAGAAAAAAACGAGACACATTTTCCCTACCTCTAACACGCATCCTCATGACTATGAACCTCACTACAAACACTGAACAGATAATTTCAACCTTAACGATTCATGGCATACTGAATAGCTACAAACAAAAGGGGGCGTGAGAAGTAAACTTTTAAGTTTTGACAACTTTAATTGCGTGTACTTCGTTCATAATTTCAGCTGGGTTCATCATTGCCTTTTGCTTTGCCTCGTAACATGTCTCCAAACCCACCCCTCATTATTCGACCGAACCTTGTGTTCTCCGGCTGAGATTGTAGGCTGGGCTGAGGAGGAGCAGGGGCAGCAGGGTCGTGCTGCTCTCCACCCTCTTTCTTCCCAAGCAGACCACTCTCGCCAAAGAAACTGCTGACAGATGTCGCAATCCCAAGATGTGCCCCCATTGCCTTGCCGATGCTCTCCAGCGTACCTCCTGACCTTTCCCGGGCTATAACTTCTAGTGCCTCCTTGTGTGCAGGGTCAAGAGCATCCAGATCTTTTAACAAGTTCTGTATTGAGGGCAAAAGTAGATCACGCACACTTGTAGCAGGAAGATCTGTAATggaaataaaagaaaacataagCATACATAAGCGAAGGCTCATCAAACTGGCAGAAATTAGTCTTCTAGCATATATTGGTCCACGGTGGACATCAAAACTCTACCCGTACTTTTAATTTAATCCAGGTAGATCGTGGTTCTAGCTGGCCGTAACTAAATTATAACTGGCGGAGCTGCATGTATTTTGTGATGTCAATTGACAATCAGAAAAATTTGTTTAGCATCACTATATTAGCTATCATGCACAATTTTTGACCCTATTAGTATTAGATATTGACATCACTAGCATAATCTATTGCTTATTTTGGATTTTTGACATCACTAGCATAATCTATTGCTTATTTTGGATTTTTGACATCACTTAAGGTCAATCCTAGCTCTGCCACTGACCGTCTAGCAGAGttcctactccctccattccaataaATAAGGCGTGTGTTGTTGTCAAAAAATAAGTAAATAAGGCGTGTGTTACTCATGGATAACTTTTGGGCAAAAAAAAACTCATCAGGAACACACTAACATTGGATCAAGTTTCGAAGATCTCATCGCGACTAGCCCAACGGTCAAAACGAATCCTCAATCAAGTTAATGGTTTGAGCTACAAAACATTTTAAATTATCGAATGTTTGCATTTAATACTGCTATAACATCAACAATTTTGGTTCTATTTGCATGCAAAGCTCGTGTGGGCAAAGCACTCCTGGCGGAGAGCGGAAGAGGGGCTCTCCTGTGGCGCAAGACAAGCGGAGGTGCGTGGAGGTATAGGACGCGCGATCGTTGATCACGGCGGGCAGGCCGGATTTCCATCGTGAGATAGTCCCAACGGCGTCGTAGGGCTTACGGGTGGCGATGTGCCTCTCTGTCTCCCCGAACCGTTCAGGCGGCTCAGTGGTGACGCTTGATGCGGACGGTTGGGGCTATGGTGAAGAACAAGGGGGCAGTGGCACCAAGAATGTGGTCGGAAGATTTGCTTGATGGTTGCAACAGCAGATAGGTCTAGTCATAACCTTACGATTGAATGTCCCTCAATCTCCCATGGACAAGGGTCGAAGGAGGCGCAGCAGCTAGGCTGCGAGGTCCTCAACCAGTGGCGTATGTGGGCCTTGGGCTCTCTTAGCGTTGGGATCCAGCTAACGAGAAGTCGTTAACCGGTAGAGAGGTTGGTAGCAATGATGGTTTTAATGATAAATATGCACATACTCTAGGTGGAAGCACATGACCTTGTCTTCCAACTTGATGAGACTACGTCTCAAAGCTCGACTTCCGAGATGAAAATCATGAGTTTGACCACTTGTCAACATCGACAGTCCCTTGTTTAAGCCTTTGTCTAGGAGTAGCGTACTTTTTGTTGTTCGGTCACATGTCATAGGGTTCGTGGTACGAAGATACTCTCGCTTGCAACAGATCCATGTTGGATTGCCTCAGGGTTTTTCTTTACTTTTGTTTAAACGATTTGTTCTCTATCTTTGCCTTGCATTGTCGAATATAATCGATATTGATCAATGCAGGCCAGGGCATCCTCCTTCATGACATATATGCACATACTCCAGTTGGAAACACATGatcttgtcttacaacttgatgaGGCTACGTCTCCATGTTTGACTTCCGAGATGAGAATCCTCAGTTTGGCCCTTTGTCAACATCGGCGATCCCTTGTTTAAGCCTTTGTCTAGGAGTAGTGTACTTTTTGTTGATCAGTCACATGTCATAGGGTTTGTGGTAGGATTGCGGACATACTTGGTCGCAACAGATCCATTTTGAATTAACTTGgggtttttctttccttttcttaaaCGATTTGTTCGCTGGCTTTGCCTTGCATTGTCGAATATAATCAATACTGATCGATGCAGAGGCCCATCCATGTTTTCGAAAAAAACAGTAAGTACAGAGGACAAAATGGGATGATCCTCCTTTGTCTAGGAGTAACACTAGCCAGAAACTCAAATGCAGGCCCAGcatgtagccctttatttttaaaaaataaatcaaaaatcatatttcaaagtTTTTAAAAAAGTCTAAAAAATGctagatgtagccaatgatgtatactacaatgTGCAAAATCTCAATACGAACTATGTGTattgtaggctacacaaaaataacagaagtgttataagatgttttagtttTTCGAAAATGCATGTATTTAGACATGTTTCATTGTGTAGGTTCACTGATTTCGGTCCGTATCTAGTGGACGCTGAAATATCTAAAACATTATAATAGTGAATGGGATATTAAAATACATACATGAATGCAAATTCAGTCCCTATTGCCAGGATACTGTCCAGATCGTGAATAATGGGTAAATAATTTTCAAAAACTATATTAGGATTATAAACATAGACAGTGCTATAGATAATGATCTCGATACAAAGTTCCATGACTTCTGCTATTAATTAAGTGAAAAATGGATACAGATAAAGGCTAACCTGTAGCATCCAAAGCACGCAGAGCTTCACAGAATACATTTGCTCTTTCACGACGCCATTCAATATCATTTCCATTAGGTGGGACACTTGTCAGTTTAAATATCTTGGTTAAAAGATGTGTGCAAGGTCAAAGGAAACAGAAGACAAATTGATATGAAGATGTATGAACACAGAAATGAGCTAATCAACCATGCATGCTATGGTCAAAATGTAGAAATTAAATGTAGTAAGTAGGATATATTCACGTAGTCTATCTGTTGAATGAGGCACAGCTACTGCAAGTGCACGAATGACAGAAATAGTAGCTTCATGTGATCCATCTTCAAGAAAGGCATCCATTTGAATATGTATCTTGTCAACAACCTGACAGTGCAAGTCATGGACTAAGGGTATTGCAGAAAGTatgtaaaatttataataaaaataGAAGAGAATTTTTCCATACCATGTCATCTTTTAAATGCTGAGCAACAGCTCCTAACGCATCTATACTAGCATATTTTACAGCCGAGTTTTGATCGGAACCGAGAGTAATCAGCGCTGGCAAAACATGAGTGGATGCAACTCTCACGCCAACATAGGGTACCTGTGTGTTAATACAATCAATAATACTGCAAAGAACAACTATACCACTGATTCATTCGTGTAACAGTAAACTTACAAGTGCTTTCAGTAAAGCTGCAGCACTTGTTTTtagattggtatcagagctcacaaCCATCTCCCACAAAATATTGAAGATGACTCCATGGTGCTCCTCAAATATACTACATGACAAGAAGTTAATACATGAAAATAGTGCACACTCAAGAGCGTCATGATATCTGTTGCGCGTTTAGTCGAAGTACGAACCAAAGAAACCGGATCGCATCAATTATTTCAGCAGAGTGATGCATAGAAAATGAACCATCCTTTGTGTTTTGGATAAGTATTTTCCTCAAATATTCTTCTAACTGTTGACGACTTGAAGGAGAACCCAAAATACCAGACAACAGCAATGGAAGGACACATATAATCGcaattttttcagcaacagaAGTTTTTGGACGCAAACCTGCAGCATAGTCCATATGTCTTAACAAAATTAACTACAGCAAACAGGTCCACCATTTAAACACATAAATTCTTACCACGAATTTTGGACTGGATTGACAGAGGAAAATAGGTAAAATCACCACTATCAATATCACCAGCTGCTACAAGAAATACAGGTAACATAATGTGCTCCAGATAATCTTTTCCGTAGCGTCCAGATACAGCCAACAGGTACTGATATTTTCAGGAAATAATTATCACAATTTATACCTAAAGATGGTAGGATCTGTATAGGAGATGTAGTTTGTACATTTTACCTTTGTGATCACTGTTCTTAAGCTATCCTCTTTTGCAGGCAACAAACACGCAAGCTTGATCAAATTTGGCAGGCACTCGGTGTGCATCCACTCAAATGCTGACCATTCTGTGTCACCACTGTAAAGTGCCTCAAAATGCAATTAATAGATAAAAGATTGTACTTCTTGTTGTTTATAATAATTGCTTAGTCAAAAGACAGTACCACATATGGAAACAGCTTACGTTGCATACAGCTTTAGCCTGGATTCTGACAAGTAGTTTTCTGGCATAGAGGGGTCAAGTGAAGGACAAGTTTCTAGAGCTTTCTGATGAATAAATGGTAACAACTCAGTCAGCATCCGAAGGAGGACCTCAATGTTCCATCGTTCATGCTCTCCTAAAACACGGAGATGAGAGTCTATTGTACCTTCAACCCCTGAAATGGGTGGACAACGCTGAAACGTAACAGTTATATCAGCACAAATATGGCAATTCATAAAGTACCAGGCGCCCCAAAAGCACCATGCATACCTGAGCAGATACCAGGATATGTGACAGTAACACTATCAATATCTGATCCAGTTTACCTCCCCATCTTACTACTGCAGGAACAAGTTCCCTGAGTGCAACGTCTACAACTACACCTGAAGGGTCACATGCTAACTGAAACAATAGCTCCTCAACCTACCAAACAAACAAAAATTAGGCAACTTCCAGAAGAGTATTATCTCAGTGATTTTTCGCCCTTCAAGCTCTCCAATCATATGTTAGCCCACCACAGAGAAGCCATTAAGCTAAGACAAAAATAAATTTCCACCCAATTGCTGATTCTGTGAATTAGTGAGAGAATTAGACTGACCTTATAATATTTATCCATGTTTGGAAACAGAGGAAGCAGCAAGGCCAGGTTATGTGTTGCAGCCTCCCTTACAACAGTTGCAGAATCTTCGACAAGTTGTTGCACAATAGATAGTATAAGGGAATCACGTATCTCAGGCCGAACATAAACTGCCAGTTCTCCACACGACTGAGCAACAAGCAATCTACGCTCCTCATATTGATGATTTATCTAAACACAAAGCAATTTTATAGATAATAATATCTCAAAACAGAAAAGGCCAAAAGAGTAGTCCGAAATTTGGAATACCTGTTCCCAACATTGTGGTAGTAACTCAGTCTCTGTCCTCATCTCACCAACACTCTTGGCTAACTCCAGACAAGCCTGCATGGCATGGAATACAGGTAAGTGAGTAAATACAAAATGTCAATTTACATGATAAGAATGCTAAGTGTGCATATGTAGAATAAGTTGCAAGTCACATCTTGAGAATCCCAGAACAATCTGTAGCAAGCAATACTTAGAAACATACATCCATTATAATGCGCCTCTGTTGTCCATCAGGCCGTTTTATCAGATTGAACAGCGTGTGAGTCAAGGAATCCCGTACGTCGCTATCTGGATGTCTTTCTATAGCACATATGATGAGTGGAAGAAGCTCCTGTGATGATGTAAGATATAACACTAGTTACACTCAAATAAATATTGGCGCAAACTACAGAGTTTACAGATAAACCTCACGATGGTTTATGAGCACATAAGGAACAATCTTTGGAAGAGCATCTGAAACTATCTTGATAGTCTCCAAGGCCTACAGGATTATACAATAGCAGCTCGAATAATGAATAATAGTGGAGTAGTAAATGAAGAAACTTCATATAAAAGCAGAACAAATCAAGGCACTAACCATCTTATCTGACGACTTTTGTGTACTTGGACTCTCTAATTTCTCAGTATGAACTTTATCTTCCAATACATAAACAGACATGCTACCTGAATTCCCCTGGCTATTATCAGCTCCATGTGGAGTGCCATTAACAGATATATCTTCTAGAGAAGTGTGTGTGCCAGAATTGTCTTCTCCTGAAATACCATAACCACCACTCCAAGCAGTTGAGCAAGAAACTGGTGCTTCTGGACCTGGGGTAACTTCAATAGTACTTTCAATATTTTTATGATCTTTCTGTGTGTCCTTAGTTAGACTCTCTGCTGGTACTAGCGTAGTAGTTACAGATTCAGTTCCTTTAAAGTTCTCGTGTTCATTGATCTGGGAGGTCACGTCAGTATCTCCAACAGACATCTGTTTACTTGATTGAGTCCCTTCAATGTGCATCTTAAGGGCTGTAATTTCAGCTCTGCAGTCATTCAGCTCCTTCCTATGGGCATCCAGCGTTTGCTTCAGGTCTTGAACCTTTCATAAAACAACTATATTAGAAAAGTTCAGAAGAGTTAACATATCAATCATACAGATCATTCTTAAGAGTATTACCATTTTCTCCTTCTCTTTTATGTCGACGTGAGCAGCTTCCAAAGACTTCCTCAAAGATGCAACCTGATTATTAGCCAAGTCCCTGCTCTTCATCAAGGAGTCCTTTTCAGCACAGAGCCTTTCGCTATCCTTCGTTAGTGCTTCGTTTTCACGAAGAATGGATATTTTCTCCTTCATATATGTATACAAATGATCAAGTTAGAATACTTAGAACTTGTGGGCTGAAAGAAAAAAACCGGATAATCCCACATTTGAAGTTATCCAGGGGAAAAACTTAAACCTAACACcaacatgaacattttttaagGCCAGAGTTATTGTTGAATGGTAAATTTTGCAATATAGATTCTTTGACTATTCTGTTTCAAAATGCCTGCATTGCATCAAAATGAAATGAATCATCTATTTCTCTTCGGCATCAAACTACCAATTGTGCATGCATAACATAAACGGATTAATTATGGCTCCAAAGTGTAATTTGTAATCATGATTGGCTATGCTGTAGATTTTTTTTATGAATATCGGCAAGCTACTTACAGAGGAGTATGATGGTCACAGACTCACAACTATCATGACCGGAGTAAGTGTGTCAGGAGTATAGAGGGATTTCATCCTCGGCAGGAAAGATGGCAATCTATACTATCATATGATGGACCAGTTCTGGTTATGATTTCCTGACTAACACGAACTTAACAAGAATAGCCATTAATTGGTTTTAATGGCATCATATCTACCTTTCATCGCCATCAAATTAGTTCAGCTGGACAGGTATGATCTACTTCTTTGACATATACCAACTAGTAGAAACCTTAGTTGATGCAAAACTAGGCCAGTACGGTACAAAGCCATCACAGTAGAAAACACAAGAACAAGTAGGAAAGTCCTTCTCCAAGCACCAACAAATGTCGAAAGAACAAACCAATGATACCCACTCTGGGTTTAAGCCCAAAACCATCGGACCAATATTTCCTCAGACTAACAACCTAAGTGACACCCTCTCTGGAACTCTTTTGGTTGCCATGTATTTTGTGGCCAGATTGTGGTAGGGTTGTTCAAGCCAACCATGAGGAACTTGTCGACATCCTCCCAGTTATGCTCCAACATAGCTAGAATATCATGTAGTGGGGCCATCAGATAATTGCGGAGATACCTCATACGGGTAGAGTCATATCATTCTCTCAGTGCTTGATGGAGTGACACAGAGACATGTAATTAACCCTTATGGCACGGAGACATGTAATTAACCCTTATCAAATGTAGAGAGCTGATCATTTATTAGAACAGAACAGTTGGATTAGTCTACATATCTGAATTATCAATTTATCATACTATCTAAGTGCTTTTGTAGATAGTATTGCTTCCTAACTACTGGTAGCGAGAATATGCCACCAACCTACATGCATCAGGTGTTCTTCTCATGCCAAAAATGCACCCAGTGGATTAGGGTTCATTGGGATTAAGGAGGGGACAcgggtggtgggagcggccagTAACAGAGCTAACAGCTAAGGGCTACTGGCAGATGCAGCCACAAGTCATCCACCAGGTGGGGGTGGGATGGTGGTACGAGGCACGCGGAGCCTGTCGAATATGTGGAAAAAACAGTGAAGGGTCATGAGGAAGGAAGACGACCAGCCAAAGTGGTAGAGCTATCATGCTAGTTCTGGCGCTACAGATGTTTCTTCTGTCTATTAATGGCCAAATTTTAAAATATGTGAATATGTGGTCgtgtttatttattttatttgaagTCTCATTCTATCTTATTTCATTTAAATCATAACTAGCCAGAAATCCCACATAACTGCATGGCTAGGTGAAAAAAATGTATAACTTTAGAGTTGTATTGTACTAGTTATACAGCAATAATACCTAGAAAGTATAGTTAGATTTGTTATACAGCTTTAAGAAGT contains the following coding sequences:
- the LOC124650771 gene encoding RAB11-binding protein RELCH-like, which codes for MSMEAAGGAAEERWASLCNCVVNFLLEEKYHLTALELLQELQEDGRHAQALRLRSFFSDPAFFPPDLVARASSAPPGADPQSLLEEKIAAEEKLALAEYDLRLAKEDLSCLKLELQKQQQSSPDDTNGPLPDASTNEGFNQHDKRDVKISALGPVKDNERKDLNCAVKEYLLLAGYRLAAMTFIEEVPDQDLDVWTNSSACVPDALRRYYYQYLSSTTEAAEEKISILRENEALTKDSERLCAEKDSLMKSRDLANNQVASLRKSLEAAHVDIKEKEKMVQDLKQTLDAHRKELNDCRAEITALKMHIEGTQSSKQMSVGDTDVTSQINEHENFKGTESVTTTLVPAESLTKDTQKDHKNIESTIEVTPGPEAPVSCSTAWSGGYGISGEDNSGTHTSLEDISVNGTPHGADNSQGNSGSMSVYVLEDKVHTEKLESPSTQKSSDKMALETIKIVSDALPKIVPYVLINHREELLPLIICAIERHPDSDVRDSLTHTLFNLIKRPDGQQRRIIMDACLELAKSVGEMRTETELLPQCWEQINHQYEERRLLVAQSCGELAVYVRPEIRDSLILSIVQQLVEDSATVVREAATHNLALLLPLFPNMDKYYKVEELLFQLACDPSGVVVDVALRELVPAVVRWGGKLDQILIVLLSHILVSAQRCPPISGVEGTIDSHLRVLGEHERWNIEVLLRMLTELLPFIHQKALETCPSLDPSMPENYLSESRLKLYATGDTEWSAFEWMHTECLPNLIKLACLLPAKEDSLRTVITKYLLAVSGRYGKDYLEHIMLPVFLVAAGDIDSGDFTYFPLSIQSKIRGLRPKTSVAEKIAIICVLPLLLSGILGSPSSRQQLEEYLRKILIQNTKDGSFSMHHSAEIIDAIRFLCIFEEHHGVIFNILWEMVVSSDTNLKTSAAALLKALVPYVGVRVASTHVLPALITLGSDQNSAVKYASIDALGAVAQHLKDDMVVDKIHIQMDAFLEDGSHEATISVIRALAVAVPHSTDRLREYLLTKIFKLTSVPPNGNDIEWRRERANVFCEALRALDATDLPATSVRDLLLPSIQNLLKDLDALDPAHKEALEVIARERSGGTLESIGKAMGAHLGIATSVSSFFGESGLLGKKEGGEQHDPAAPAPPQPSLQSQPENTRFGRIMRGGFGDMLRGKAKGNDEPS